Proteins from one Cryptomeria japonica chromosome 4, Sugi_1.0, whole genome shotgun sequence genomic window:
- the LOC131033431 gene encoding putative UPF0481 protein At3g02645 has protein sequence MALRYSEAPSEDIQQGEWLIHIKQGLQTQQSIARPSTVCIFTVPKILVDLKRDAYLPQVISIGPCYQRTTDLSGMDNHKLRAAQRMIKRLPGKTDINSMVAEIEKMDGQIRDKYEKIIHCNSETLAWMMLLDGSFLLELLRTLAGKDHSDSSDGMYFEPLFDESRIKSVGFAVLGDIVKLENQIPLLVLDKILQLESGSEKEAQAKLFNLLLNASSSFFPFKYLQLSRFELDSSFVGREHFLGFLHGVTLSFFAGTKSASASSSSSSTVQRRFNYVLPSICSLCKAGISIRPYTGDGGMALRFDKEASVLYLPVLVISEKTEIVLRNLMAMEAFLPLELQVISCYVGLMKSLIFTENDVTHLRMARIVYMYVGNDAQVAQLWDSLCKGMAISTLQPLKALKIEIIEGYRSKWRARLMNFFVNRFTRPWRTIISVVAATFIFIFAFAQAFSSMYGFNKSA, from the coding sequence ATGGCTTTGCGCTACAGTGAAGCGCCCAGCGAAGACATCCAGCAAGGAGAATGGCTGATTCACATAAAACAGGGCCTTCAAACCCAGCAATCCATCGCCCGCCCTTCAACTGTCTGTATTTTCACCGTCCCCAAAATCCTGGTCGACCTGAAGCGCGATGCTTATCTCCCACAGGTGATCTCTATCGGCCCCTGTTACCAACGCACCACAGATCTTTCCGGCATGGACAACCATAAGCTGCGGGCTGCTCAGAGAATGATCAAGCGCCTCCCTGGAAAAACAGACATTAATTCCATGGTCGCAGAGATTGAGAAAATGGACGGTCAAATCAGAGACAAATACGAGAAAATCATCCACTGCAACTCTGAAACCCTAgcatggatgatgcttttggacgGTTCCTTTCTGCTGGAGCTGCTCAGGACTCTCGCAGGCAAAGATCACTCCGATTCTTCTGATGGTATGTATTTCGAACCCCTTTTCGACGAGAGTCGAATTAAATCGGTGGGATTTGCAGTATTGGGGGACATCGTGAAGCTTGAAAATCAAATTCCCCTGCTCGTCCTGGACAAGATTTTACAACTGGAGAGCGGATCTGAAAAAGAAGCACAGGCCAAGCTGTTCAACTTGCTCTTAAACGCCAGTTCTTCATTTTTCCCGTTCAAATACCTGCAGCTTTCACGATTTGAACTCGATTCCTCCTTCGTCGGTCGGGAACATTTTTTGGGTTTCTTGCACGGTGTAACCCTTTCTTTCTTTGCCGGAACAAAGTCTGCTTCtgcttcgtcttcttcttcttcaacagtGCAAAGGCGGTTTAATTACGTTCTCCCTTCCATTTGCAGCTTATGCAAGGCCGGAATATCCATACGCCCCTACACTGGAGATGGCGGCATGGCCCTCAGATTTGACAAGGAAGCCTCTGTTCTCTACCTTCCAGTCTTAGTTATATCGGAAAAAACTGAAATTGTTTTGAGAAATCTAATGGCTATGGAAGCATTTCTGCCCTTAGAATTGCAGGTCATCTCTTGCTATGTCGGTTTGATGAAGAGTTTGATTTTCACAGAGAACGATGTGACGCACTTGAGAATGGCGAGGATTGTTTACATGTATGTGGGAAACGACGCTCAGGTGGCTCAGTTGTGGGACAGTCTGTGCAAGGGCATGGCCATTTCTACTCTCCAGCCGCTCAAGGCATTGAAAATAGAGATAATAGAGGGTTACAGGAGCAAATGGAGGGCTAGATTGATGAACTTCTTTGTCAACCGTTTCACCAGGCCCTGGCGCACCATAATATCTGTGGTGGCTGCAACATTCATTTTTATATTTGCCTTTGCCCAAGCCTTTTCCTCCATGTATGGCTTCAATAAGTCTGCCTAG